In a genomic window of uncultured Flavobacterium sp.:
- a CDS encoding tetratricopeptide repeat protein: MFSQNIDRLKLQYQKTTDPDKKAHLLLKTGRILEKQSLDSALFYYKKVLPYEKTVTDTLLAKVYSSIGNVNLLKGNIDVCLEYQLKALKLFERYPPQQDIVGVYNSIALVYFYQTDFDKALVKYNQLRALLNKNIIKDPKKAHYVQGKLLNNIGIIYDNKHQEDLALEYFGQASTHSKKAKDNENLSSVYSNMGIIYLKSKRFDLAEAIFIEALNLRKKDNDIFGLCKSNYHLGRLYKEKKQFDKAQEYLLIGLKYAKQANSSSTRASIIEELSLVMAGKGNYKNAYDYHVAYKTLSDSLFNKENQQKITQAEMQYKFDKENQAAKIAQDQKELVYTIIAVGLILVIIIVVIMYRLQETKAKIQQLAKESAELSNKELSSREDILKRELEFKNKELTTNIMYLLKKNEFNTEISNRLMELKKQMKKTDQDVIQKIILDIKNAQDDDIWKEFEVRFSQVYNDFYERLNIKYPDLTLNEKRICAFLRLNMTTKEICALTRQSYNSLNVARARLRKKLNIQNEEINLVTFLENI, encoded by the coding sequence ATGTTTTCACAAAATATTGATCGTCTGAAATTGCAATATCAGAAAACTACTGATCCTGATAAAAAAGCACATTTACTACTTAAAACCGGGCGTATATTAGAGAAACAAAGTTTGGATTCTGCTTTATTTTATTATAAAAAGGTTCTCCCTTATGAAAAAACGGTTACAGATACTCTTTTAGCCAAAGTATATTCCAGTATCGGAAATGTCAATCTATTAAAAGGTAATATTGATGTTTGTCTGGAGTATCAGTTAAAAGCTTTGAAATTATTTGAACGTTATCCGCCACAACAAGATATTGTAGGAGTTTATAATAGTATTGCTCTAGTTTATTTTTATCAGACTGATTTTGACAAAGCACTTGTAAAATACAATCAGCTTAGAGCTTTATTGAATAAAAACATTATAAAAGATCCCAAGAAAGCACATTATGTTCAAGGAAAACTTCTCAATAATATTGGTATTATTTACGATAACAAACATCAGGAAGACCTTGCTCTTGAATATTTTGGTCAGGCCTCAACACATAGCAAAAAGGCAAAAGACAATGAAAATCTGTCTTCTGTTTATTCCAATATGGGAATTATCTACCTTAAAAGTAAACGCTTCGATCTTGCCGAAGCTATTTTTATTGAAGCACTTAATTTGCGAAAAAAAGACAACGATATTTTTGGATTATGCAAATCTAATTATCATTTAGGAAGACTTTATAAAGAAAAAAAGCAATTTGACAAAGCACAGGAATATCTTCTTATCGGTCTTAAATATGCTAAACAAGCCAATTCGTCTTCTACAAGAGCCTCTATTATTGAAGAACTTAGCCTTGTAATGGCCGGAAAAGGAAATTATAAAAATGCCTATGATTATCATGTCGCTTACAAAACTTTAAGTGACAGTCTTTTTAACAAAGAAAACCAGCAAAAAATTACTCAGGCCGAAATGCAGTATAAATTTGATAAAGAAAATCAAGCTGCAAAAATTGCTCAAGATCAAAAAGAACTTGTTTACACTATTATTGCGGTTGGGTTGATTCTAGTAATCATTATTGTGGTTATTATGTATCGCCTTCAGGAAACAAAAGCTAAAATTCAGCAATTGGCAAAAGAAAGTGCGGAATTGAGTAATAAAGAACTTTCTTCAAGAGAAGATATTTTGAAAAGGGAATTAGAATTTAAAAATAAAGAGCTTACAACAAATATCATGTATCTCTTAAAGAAAAACGAATTCAATACCGAAATTTCGAATCGCTTGATGGAGTTGAAAAAACAAATGAAGAAAACCGATCAGGATGTTATTCAAAAAATAATCCTGGACATTAAAAATGCGCAGGATGACGATATTTGGAAAGAATTCGAAGTGAGATTTAGTCAGGTTTATAATGACTTTTATGAGCGTTTAAACATTAAATATCCTGATCTTACGCTTAACGAAAAAAGGATTTGTGCCTTTTTAAGATTAAACATGACAACCAAAGAAATTTGCGCACTTACCCGTCAATCTTATAATAGTCTGAATGTAGCTCGAGCAAGATTAAGAAAAAAACTAAATATCCAGAATGAGGAAATTAATCTGGTAACTTTTTTAGAAAATATATAA
- a CDS encoding rhomboid family intramembrane serine protease — MNTILVGIIVANALISYKGFNDLSFFRKYEFHVGSIRSGEQIRMLSSGFLHVDMMHLIFNMLTLWFFAPVVIQWLGTISFVLVYFGSLIFGSLLTMLFHKNDYSYRAVGASGAVTGVLYSAILLQPDMMLGIFFVIPIPAYLFGILYLLYSIYGMRAKNDNIGHTAHFGGAIGGYMITLIKEPSLFADHTLMVVLLAIPIFILFVMAKLGKL; from the coding sequence ATGAATACCATTTTAGTTGGAATTATAGTAGCTAATGCTTTGATTAGTTACAAAGGTTTTAATGATCTTTCTTTTTTTAGAAAATACGAGTTTCATGTTGGAAGTATTCGTTCCGGAGAACAAATCAGAATGCTTTCGTCGGGATTTTTGCATGTTGATATGATGCATTTAATTTTTAACATGTTGACGCTTTGGTTCTTTGCGCCGGTTGTAATACAATGGTTGGGAACTATTTCTTTTGTTTTGGTTTATTTTGGAAGCTTAATTTTCGGAAGTTTACTAACGATGCTTTTTCATAAAAATGATTATAGTTATCGTGCCGTTGGAGCTTCGGGAGCAGTTACGGGAGTTTTGTATTCTGCGATATTGCTTCAACCGGATATGATGTTAGGAATTTTCTTTGTCATTCCAATACCGGCATATTTATTCGGAATTTTATATTTATTGTATTCTATTTATGGAATGCGCGCCAAAAATGATAACATTGGACATACAGCGCACTTTGGAGGTGCTATAGGAGGTTATATGATAACTTTGATAAAAGAACCTTCATTATTTGCTGATCATACTTTAATGGTTGTTCTGTTGGCAATACCTATTTTTATACTTTTCGTAATGGCAAAATTGGGGAAACTATAA
- a CDS encoding SIMPL domain-containing protein (The SIMPL domain is named for its presence in mouse protein SIMPL (signalling molecule that associates with mouse pelle-like kinase). Bacterial member BP26, from Brucella, was shown to assemble into a channel-like structure, while YggE from E. coli has been associated with resistance to oxidative stress.) encodes MKKVVLFLTIMFMTMSYAQETKQIPQINVNGEGKVKVAPDQVCISATVETKGNNAKDVKKQNDEKMDAVLKFIKKMNVPTADFKTKQVALNPQYDYEKKKTSYNATQTVEIVLKDLSKYDELMEGLVQQGINRIDRVSFETSKLVQLETEARKLAIKDAKSKAEDYVSVLGQKVGKAYTISDNTQVYRPQPMYASMKSMAADSAGASNETLAIGEIEVTANVSVSFILD; translated from the coding sequence ATGAAGAAAGTAGTATTATTTTTAACAATCATGTTTATGACTATGTCTTACGCTCAAGAAACCAAACAAATTCCTCAGATAAATGTAAATGGAGAAGGAAAAGTAAAAGTAGCACCTGATCAGGTTTGTATTTCAGCAACTGTTGAAACAAAAGGGAATAATGCTAAAGATGTCAAAAAGCAAAACGACGAGAAAATGGATGCTGTTTTGAAATTCATTAAAAAAATGAATGTTCCTACAGCAGATTTCAAAACAAAACAAGTAGCTCTTAATCCTCAATATGATTATGAGAAAAAGAAAACAAGTTATAATGCTACTCAAACTGTAGAAATTGTTTTGAAAGATTTGTCTAAATACGACGAATTAATGGAAGGTTTGGTTCAACAAGGAATCAATCGTATCGACAGAGTTTCTTTTGAAACTTCTAAATTAGTTCAACTTGAAACTGAAGCTAGAAAATTGGCAATAAAAGATGCTAAATCAAAAGCAGAAGATTACGTTTCAGTTTTAGGTCAAAAAGTTGGTAAAGCTTATACAATTTCTGATAATACACAGGTTTATCGTCCACAACCAATGTATGCTTCTATGAAATCTATGGCGGCGGATTCTGCCGGAGCTTCAAATGAAACTTTAGCAATTGGTGAAATCGAAGTTACTGCAAACGTAAGTGTTAGTTTTATTTTAGACTAA
- a CDS encoding S8 family serine peptidase — translation MTNYYKKGNRLLWFFIFSLWSVFSFGQQATFKQGVKQGSVKIKFSGQMSSALKKMNVSTGKKLTTGILAFDQVSSKVGARNMHRLFPENPNPRLEAKLRKHKLDLWYVVDIDANQSAKDAVLKYKAIAEVETAETEKQKVLSDYNFKAVKIDGKKSSAAASYFNDPKLPEQWHYNNTGQTGYPNGSDINLFKAWDVVKGNPEIIVSIHDQGVDIEHPDLKANIWTNQAELNGVAGVDDDKNGYIDDIHGWNFDKNSGAIEAEPHGTHVAGTISAVNNNGIGVCGVAGGSGNNDGTKIMSVQTLGGGSFEESYIYAANNGSVISQNSWGYTEPGNFDESIKEAIDYFIAEAGDFPNSPMKGGIVIFAAGNSNSDGDWFPGHYENTLCVSSIGPNWERASYSNYGTWVDVAAPGGETELGSKNGVLSTLPKNQYGFYQGTSMACPHVSGIAALALANRKSQLTPEVLRTKLVTGVVDIDSHNPDYVGKLGSGHIDAFLAIQNNAGVAPNAITDLALTGVAQEFANLSWTVPTDTDDTKPVDFRIYYSTSPITKSNLASAKYDIIKNTAEAGTTITHSVNGLLGLTKYYFTVISGDRWNNLSELSNIVQGTTNAGPKITVDDNSKDIVIDVDASTSFKGTHDMTVLNNGEGVLRWEFLARHKETALSAFSAKNIKYPSAKTGKVTSAVKVGRTKSKIAASSKSAAIETLGFTPQDKSYCDNPTNIIGDEDTSIPNSAATKYLVNEADGFNLTQITSYLRVDPKFGPVVIEIYKGTSLNKENLIYAQEYTPFSATEGYASINLDEQLYFQQGETFWVALHIPAGSLYPLGIGYENTAEGSDNCYISFDVGQTWGPLSVALASNDFAWFNIAGSQNKYLGEYLTLDPTSGEVNGNANEKTVLSADASKLINGTYYANAILKSNDATNRELKVPVTVNVSGQQPVLKAAEKLDFSSVFQGSSKELEVVVKNTGLGNYNDIALNISNPNFELIGSYPNKLSADSEVTLKVKYTPNATGNDNGFLTLTSTSSPKTLRVILFGVSSEPAKIVVDPMTQLIDNVALGDKVTASITVKNEGKAALKYFVPKYDQSGTSDTWEGGYHKYGYKYRTSLASETTPITYDYQDISGTGTDITNYFKAEANRYYPVEMGFDFPYYAQKMQKLFISYKGFTTFDDTTNPVNEPALDGAPYSPKGYISPLGTYVELSKGGSIYYKVEADRVIVQYSNLTDGYSGNISAQMVLFADGNIRFYYNDITFQDDALGYLNILMEDYDQVDGILVSNYSKVTKVYSGLALGFDYPGPDMITSISNAGGILLPGESAKMDVVMETAALHEGKINRYVNIVSTDPVNTQVNPLIQVNITSGGKAELTVSETNIDFGNVFQGAVASRKFSIKNTGTKAVALTSFTLDNNKFQVTGETSATIAPGLIKVYDVTLPTDVVADFTDALHIKDDKGGNYTITLAGKVLDPPGIKVTTLDLLTETLQHGQTSKYPLLIENTGKADLEVVATGTNWLTMSVPVSTSEAIPNFTYSYETSNDGTNYQWIDIRKTGTQILVDGDLNNVDEYWKTKTLPWSFNYYGKDYTDIHIGTTGLLTFDQPTESPSIIGNMPTDQLKTVIAPYWVFGAFDTTTYPKDEVGVFYYSDNDKVIISWEYFVNFFGGMGDPTSAQIIIYKNGTMKFQYKVNGSGTADRTTNLASIGLQNGDQSDFVLISNHANVNHGQGLAYLISPAKKHIIPAGTTLNAQIDIDARNIYAGEYNSTLKLRTNVPNQEWLEKPIKLTVTGAPIITSNLEEINYGEIMVNPEVSYTEEFLVQNTGAEKLQISNISVESGSSAYTIEAYAYFTSWFGGGYWSWTNINDLAGSYTAILPGENSKFRITYAPTTAGSITDNLVIESNATVAKLLIPIKAEVTLPPTLAVQTTEVNSTVNYLTDTDTQFAVFDNSKGNGALKYELSIDYLRKAASGITSRPQAMAKKAKTAKVDSIVKSNPAPKGGVSVYAEPTFNRVLKYEDKMAADSHFGYDGGEPFTTATRFNAGKDGFTLSHFQTFMFGLDKPTGTIVYEIRAGGTSVADATIIDQGSVDYVYEGGKTGSWVTLPIKEPKGLYPNEDFYVVITYPYEMAYAQGSMSGIVNTPGRYTLSDGEKWYDLQASDLYPGNGWMVRAGEQNFASNAWVSINGLSNGTIAPGGKKDVQLDFTAANGVRGNQHAVLNVRTNDPVNSTGKIPVKLHINEAPVFSNVPVETTIVNEASEVVVKIGLTDKEANKITVQSANAPAWATFELLNGELSVKLAPGYETAGIYTLNYTAVDDLGASSAASLEVKVLKTNRAPEVIKSDEMVYSKLNYFDVRQFGDYFTDPDGDKMTFNATVANENIATVTVGQELGQFVVETHAAGETILTLTATDAFGLSTVQQIKVTVVNNKAPLALGAQAILFNRLSVQESFTYDKYFSDPDGDQLTFEATVVDGKIASIAPSATGFTIESLSNGETELILKATDIYGATAEQRVTVIVNQSEVMELNIFPNPVVNTINIKWTSRWAGDVVVEVVALNGAIVRQFDIDDVQLKTYSQLDLSTLPTGAYFLHVSGKEGTSSVFKFIKRSGE, via the coding sequence ATGACAAATTATTACAAAAAGGGAAATCGATTATTATGGTTTTTTATTTTTTCGCTTTGGTCAGTTTTTTCCTTTGGTCAGCAAGCGACTTTTAAGCAAGGTGTCAAACAAGGTTCTGTAAAAATTAAATTTTCAGGACAGATGTCATCGGCTTTAAAGAAAATGAATGTGAGCACGGGAAAAAAGCTTACCACGGGAATTCTGGCTTTTGATCAGGTTTCGAGCAAAGTTGGAGCACGGAATATGCACAGGCTATTTCCGGAAAATCCTAATCCGAGATTAGAAGCAAAATTGCGAAAACACAAACTTGATTTATGGTATGTTGTAGACATTGACGCGAACCAGAGCGCAAAAGATGCAGTACTTAAATACAAGGCAATTGCTGAAGTAGAAACAGCAGAAACAGAGAAACAAAAAGTATTGTCTGATTACAATTTTAAGGCTGTTAAAATTGATGGTAAAAAATCTTCTGCAGCAGCTTCTTATTTTAATGATCCTAAATTGCCAGAACAATGGCATTATAATAATACGGGACAAACGGGATATCCAAACGGTTCTGATATTAATTTATTTAAAGCTTGGGATGTTGTAAAAGGGAATCCGGAAATTATTGTTTCGATTCATGATCAGGGAGTTGATATTGAACATCCGGATTTAAAGGCAAATATTTGGACAAACCAAGCTGAGCTTAATGGAGTTGCGGGAGTTGATGATGACAAAAATGGTTATATCGACGATATCCATGGTTGGAATTTTGACAAGAATAGCGGAGCAATCGAAGCTGAACCTCATGGAACTCACGTAGCGGGTACAATATCTGCGGTAAACAACAACGGAATTGGTGTTTGTGGTGTTGCCGGAGGAAGTGGTAATAACGATGGTACAAAAATCATGTCCGTTCAAACTTTAGGAGGCGGAAGTTTTGAAGAAAGTTATATTTATGCGGCAAACAATGGTTCTGTGATTTCTCAAAATAGTTGGGGATATACAGAACCTGGAAATTTTGACGAATCTATAAAAGAAGCGATAGATTATTTTATTGCTGAAGCGGGAGATTTTCCGAATAGTCCAATGAAAGGTGGAATCGTAATTTTTGCTGCTGGAAACAGTAATTCTGATGGAGATTGGTTTCCGGGTCATTATGAAAATACGTTATGTGTAAGTTCAATTGGACCAAATTGGGAAAGAGCAAGTTATTCTAATTATGGAACTTGGGTAGATGTTGCTGCTCCGGGTGGAGAAACTGAACTTGGATCTAAAAACGGTGTTTTAAGTACATTGCCAAAGAACCAATATGGTTTCTATCAGGGAACTTCAATGGCTTGTCCGCACGTTTCTGGTATTGCTGCACTTGCTTTGGCAAATAGAAAAAGCCAATTAACGCCTGAAGTTTTAAGAACTAAACTTGTAACCGGTGTTGTTGATATTGATTCTCATAATCCGGATTACGTTGGAAAATTAGGTTCGGGACATATAGATGCATTTTTGGCGATCCAAAATAATGCTGGCGTTGCGCCAAATGCCATTACAGATTTGGCTTTGACAGGAGTTGCTCAGGAATTTGCAAATTTATCATGGACAGTTCCAACAGATACTGACGATACAAAACCTGTTGATTTTCGTATTTATTACAGCACTTCACCAATAACGAAAAGTAATTTGGCTTCGGCAAAGTATGATATTATTAAAAATACGGCTGAAGCGGGAACAACAATTACTCATTCTGTTAACGGACTTTTAGGTCTTACTAAATATTATTTTACGGTAATTTCTGGAGACAGATGGAACAATTTATCTGAATTGTCAAATATTGTTCAGGGCACAACAAATGCAGGTCCAAAAATTACGGTTGATGATAATAGTAAAGACATTGTAATTGATGTCGATGCGAGCACTTCTTTTAAGGGAACGCATGATATGACTGTCTTAAATAATGGTGAAGGTGTTTTGAGGTGGGAATTTTTAGCCCGTCATAAAGAAACTGCTCTTTCAGCTTTTTCTGCAAAGAATATTAAATATCCTTCTGCAAAAACAGGAAAAGTTACTTCTGCAGTAAAAGTGGGTAGAACGAAATCTAAAATTGCAGCTTCATCAAAAAGCGCAGCAATAGAAACACTTGGATTTACGCCACAAGATAAAAGTTATTGTGATAATCCAACAAACATTATTGGAGACGAAGATACCAGTATTCCAAATTCGGCTGCGACAAAATATCTTGTTAATGAAGCTGATGGTTTCAACTTAACGCAAATTACGTCGTATCTAAGAGTAGATCCAAAATTTGGTCCTGTTGTAATCGAAATTTACAAAGGAACTTCATTAAACAAAGAGAATTTAATCTATGCACAGGAATATACACCTTTTAGTGCTACTGAAGGTTATGCTTCTATAAATTTGGATGAACAATTATATTTTCAACAAGGAGAAACTTTTTGGGTAGCATTGCACATTCCGGCTGGAAGTCTTTACCCTTTAGGAATTGGTTATGAAAATACAGCTGAAGGTTCAGATAATTGTTATATATCTTTTGATGTTGGACAAACTTGGGGACCATTAAGTGTAGCTCTTGCGAGTAATGATTTTGCATGGTTCAATATTGCAGGAAGTCAAAATAAATATTTGGGGGAATATTTGACTTTAGATCCTACAAGTGGTGAAGTAAACGGAAATGCAAATGAAAAAACAGTTCTTTCTGCTGATGCTTCTAAATTAATAAATGGTACTTATTATGCAAATGCTATTTTAAAATCTAATGATGCAACAAATAGAGAATTAAAAGTTCCGGTTACTGTAAATGTATCTGGTCAACAACCGGTTCTTAAAGCTGCTGAGAAATTGGATTTTTCAAGTGTATTTCAAGGAAGTTCTAAAGAGTTGGAAGTTGTAGTAAAAAATACAGGATTGGGGAATTATAATGATATTGCTCTTAATATTTCTAATCCAAACTTTGAACTTATTGGAAGTTATCCAAATAAACTTTCTGCAGATAGCGAAGTAACACTTAAAGTGAAATATACGCCAAATGCTACAGGAAACGATAATGGATTTTTGACGCTTACATCTACAAGTAGTCCTAAAACATTAAGAGTTATTTTATTTGGAGTAAGTTCTGAACCTGCAAAAATCGTAGTTGATCCAATGACTCAATTGATCGATAATGTTGCATTGGGAGATAAAGTTACGGCATCAATTACTGTAAAAAATGAAGGTAAAGCTGCATTGAAATATTTTGTTCCAAAGTACGATCAATCAGGAACCAGCGATACTTGGGAAGGCGGATATCACAAATACGGATATAAATATCGTACAAGTTTAGCATCAGAAACAACTCCGATAACCTATGATTATCAAGATATTTCTGGAACAGGAACAGATATTACTAATTATTTTAAAGCTGAAGCAAACAGATATTATCCTGTAGAAATGGGATTTGATTTTCCTTATTATGCTCAGAAAATGCAAAAACTGTTCATTAGTTATAAAGGTTTTACAACTTTTGATGATACAACAAACCCGGTTAATGAGCCAGCTTTAGACGGAGCGCCTTATTCGCCAAAAGGATATATTTCTCCTTTGGGAACTTATGTTGAGTTGAGCAAAGGCGGTTCTATATATTATAAAGTAGAAGCAGACAGAGTTATCGTGCAATATTCTAATCTTACTGATGGATATTCAGGAAATATTAGTGCACAAATGGTATTGTTTGCAGACGGAAATATTCGTTTTTACTATAATGATATTACTTTTCAGGATGATGCCTTAGGATATCTTAACATTCTTATGGAAGATTATGATCAGGTAGACGGAATTTTGGTAAGCAATTATAGTAAAGTAACAAAAGTTTATTCTGGATTGGCTTTAGGTTTTGATTATCCTGGTCCGGATATGATTACTTCTATCAGTAATGCGGGAGGAATTTTATTGCCTGGCGAATCTGCTAAGATGGATGTTGTTATGGAAACTGCAGCTTTGCACGAAGGTAAAATTAACAGATATGTAAATATTGTATCAACAGATCCGGTAAATACGCAGGTTAATCCTTTAATCCAAGTTAATATTACAAGTGGCGGTAAAGCAGAACTTACTGTTTCTGAAACAAATATTGATTTCGGAAATGTATTTCAAGGAGCTGTTGCATCTAGAAAATTTAGTATTAAAAATACAGGTACTAAAGCTGTAGCACTTACGAGTTTTACTTTAGACAATAATAAATTTCAAGTAACAGGCGAAACAAGTGCAACTATAGCACCTGGACTTATTAAAGTTTACGACGTTACTTTGCCGACTGATGTAGTAGCTGATTTTACAGATGCATTACATATTAAAGATGACAAAGGTGGTAATTATACTATCACTCTTGCGGGGAAAGTATTAGATCCTCCGGGAATAAAAGTTACTACTTTAGATTTATTAACAGAGACTTTGCAACACGGACAAACGTCTAAATATCCTTTATTGATCGAAAATACTGGTAAAGCAGACCTTGAAGTTGTAGCAACAGGAACAAATTGGTTGACAATGTCTGTACCGGTAAGTACTTCAGAAGCAATTCCGAATTTTACGTATAGTTATGAAACTTCAAATGACGGAACAAACTATCAATGGATTGATATTCGTAAAACAGGAACTCAAATATTAGTAGATGGTGATTTAAATAATGTTGATGAATATTGGAAAACAAAAACACTTCCGTGGTCATTTAATTATTATGGAAAGGATTATACAGATATTCACATTGGTACAACCGGATTATTAACTTTTGATCAACCAACAGAATCTCCTTCAATAATAGGAAACATGCCAACAGATCAATTGAAGACTGTTATTGCTCCATATTGGGTATTTGGTGCTTTTGATACAACAACTTATCCAAAAGATGAAGTAGGTGTTTTCTATTACAGCGATAATGATAAAGTGATTATTTCATGGGAATATTTTGTGAATTTCTTTGGTGGAATGGGAGATCCAACTTCTGCTCAGATTATCATTTATAAAAATGGAACTATGAAGTTTCAATATAAAGTTAACGGAAGCGGAACTGCAGATCGAACTACAAATTTGGCAAGTATTGGTCTTCAAAATGGCGATCAGTCAGATTTTGTTCTTATTTCTAATCATGCAAATGTAAATCACGGACAAGGTTTAGCATATTTAATCAGTCCGGCAAAAAAACATATAATTCCGGCTGGAACTACTTTGAATGCTCAAATTGATATTGATGCACGTAATATATATGCGGGAGAATATAATAGTACATTAAAATTACGCACTAATGTTCCAAATCAGGAATGGCTTGAAAAACCAATTAAATTAACCGTAACCGGAGCACCAATTATTACTTCAAACTTAGAAGAAATAAATTATGGTGAAATTATGGTGAATCCTGAAGTAAGCTATACTGAAGAATTTTTAGTTCAAAATACTGGTGCTGAAAAACTTCAAATTTCAAATATTTCTGTAGAAAGTGGATCTTCTGCTTACACGATTGAAGCTTATGCTTATTTCACAAGCTGGTTTGGTGGAGGTTATTGGAGTTGGACAAATATTAATGATTTAGCGGGAAGCTATACAGCGATATTACCGGGTGAAAATTCTAAATTCAGAATTACATACGCTCCAACAACAGCAGGTTCTATTACTGATAATTTAGTTATCGAAAGTAATGCTACAGTAGCAAAACTTTTGATTCCGATAAAAGCAGAAGTTACATTACCGCCAACTTTAGCAGTACAAACGACTGAAGTTAATAGTACGGTAAATTATTTAACAGATACAGATACACAATTTGCTGTTTTTGATAATAGTAAAGGTAATGGTGCTTTAAAATATGAATTGAGTATTGATTATTTAAGAAAAGCGGCAAGTGGAATTACTTCACGTCCGCAAGCAATGGCAAAAAAGGCAAAAACTGCCAAAGTTGATTCTATAGTAAAATCAAATCCTGCGCCTAAAGGTGGAGTTAGCGTTTATGCTGAACCTACTTTTAACCGAGTATTAAAGTACGAAGATAAAATGGCTGCGGATTCTCACTTTGGTTATGACGGAGGAGAACCTTTTACAACTGCAACCAGATTTAATGCTGGGAAAGACGGTTTTACATTATCACATTTTCAAACTTTTATGTTTGGTCTTGATAAACCAACAGGAACTATTGTTTACGAAATACGTGCAGGAGGAACTTCTGTAGCCGATGCAACAATAATAGATCAAGGTTCTGTTGATTATGTTTATGAAGGCGGTAAAACCGGATCTTGGGTTACATTGCCAATTAAAGAACCTAAAGGACTTTATCCAAACGAAGATTTCTACGTTGTGATTACATATCCTTATGAAATGGCTTATGCACAAGGTTCTATGTCAGGAATTGTAAACACTCCGGGTAGATATACATTAAGTGATGGTGAAAAATGGTATGATTTGCAAGCTTCAGATTTGTATCCTGGGAATGGATGGATGGTTAGAGCAGGCGAGCAAAATTTTGCTTCTAATGCATGGGTTTCTATCAACGGACTTTCAAACGGAACTATTGCTCCTGGCGGAAAAAAAGATGTTCAACTTGACTTTACTGCTGCAAATGGAGTTCGTGGAAATCAACACGCAGTTTTAAATGTAAGAACAAACGATCCTGTTAACAGTACAGGAAAGATTCCGGTTAAGTTACATATTAATGAAGCGCCAGTTTTCTCTAATGTACCTGTAGAAACTACAATTGTTAATGAAGCTTCAGAAGTAGTGGTGAAAATCGGCTTGACTGATAAAGAAGCTAATAAAATTACAGTTCAATCTGCTAATGCACCGGCATGGGCAACATTTGAATTGCTTAATGGAGAGCTTTCAGTAAAACTTGCTCCGGGTTATGAAACTGCAGGAATATATACATTGAATTACACTGCAGTGGATGATTTAGGTGCATCTTCAGCAGCATCATTAGAAGTTAAAGTATTAAAAACGAATCGTGCGCCTGAAGTTATTAAGTCAGATGAAATGGTTTATTCTAAATTGAATTATTTTGATGTGCGTCAATTTGGAGATTATTTCACAGATCCTGATGGAGATAAAATGACATTTAATGCAACGGTAGCCAATGAAAATATTGCAACTGTAACCGTTGGACAGGAATTGGGTCAATTTGTAGTTGAAACACATGCTGCGGGTGAAACAATCTTAACCCTGACTGCAACAGATGCTTTTGGTTTAAGTACTGTACAACAAATAAAAGTAACGGTTGTAAATAATAAAGCTCCTTTGGCACTTGGTGCACAAGCAATTTTGTTCAATAGATTGTCTGTTCAGGAAAGCTTTACTTATGATAAATATTTCAGCGATCCGGATGGTGATCAATTGACTTTTGAAGCTACTGTAGTAGATGGAAAAATTGCATCAATAGCGCCATCAGCGACTGGTTTTACAATTGAAAGCCTTTCTAACGGAGAAACTGAATTGATCTTGAAAGCAACTGATATTTACGGAGCAACTGCAGAACAACGTGTAACAGTTATCGTAAACCAATCAGAAGTTATGGAACTTAATATATTCCCTAATCCTGTTGTAAATACAATCAATATTAAATGGACAAGCCGTTGGGCTGGAGATGTTGTTGTTGAGGTTGTAGCGCTAAACGGTGCAATTGTACGCCAGTTTGATATTGATGATGTACAACTTAAAACTTACAGCCAGTTAGATTTGAGCACTTTGCCTACCGGAGCTTATTTTTTACATGTTAGTGGAAAAGAAGGAACGTCATCAGTATTCAAATTTATCAAAAGATCAGGGGAGTAA